From the Streptococcus oralis ATCC 35037 genome, one window contains:
- the nrdF gene encoding class 1b ribonucleoside-diphosphate reductase subunit beta has product METYYKAINWNAIEDVIDKSTWEKLTEQFWLDTRIPLSNDLDDWRKLSNKEKDLVGKVFGGLTLLDTMQSETGVQALRSDIRTPHEEAVFNNIQFMESVHAKSYSSIFSTLNTKAEIEEIFEWTNTNPYLQRKAEIINEIYLNGSPLEKKVASVFLETFLFYSGFFTPLYYLGNNKLANVAEIIKLIIRDESVHGTYIGYKFQLGFNELPEEEQEKLKEWMYDLLYTLYENEEGYTESLYDGVGWTEEVKTFLRYNANKALMNLGQDPLFPDSADDVNPIVMNGISTGTSNHDFFSQVGNGYLLGEVEAMQDEDYNYGLD; this is encoded by the coding sequence ATGGAAACTTACTACAAAGCCATTAACTGGAATGCCATCGAAGATGTCATCGACAAATCAACTTGGGAAAAGCTGACAGAGCAATTCTGGCTCGATACGCGTATCCCCTTGTCAAATGATCTAGACGACTGGAGAAAACTATCAAACAAAGAAAAAGACCTGGTTGGAAAAGTCTTTGGTGGTTTGACCCTTCTTGATACCATGCAATCTGAAACAGGGGTTCAGGCTCTTCGTTCCGACATCCGTACACCGCATGAGGAAGCTGTTTTTAACAACATCCAATTTATGGAATCTGTCCATGCAAAATCTTACTCTTCTATCTTTTCGACCTTGAATACCAAGGCTGAAATCGAAGAAATCTTTGAATGGACCAACACTAACCCCTACCTACAAAGAAAAGCGGAAATCATCAATGAAATCTATCTCAATGGTAGCCCACTAGAAAAGAAAGTAGCCAGTGTCTTCCTTGAAACCTTCCTCTTCTACTCAGGTTTCTTTACCCCACTCTACTATCTCGGTAACAACAAACTGGCCAACGTTGCGGAAATCATCAAACTGATTATCCGTGATGAGTCTGTTCACGGAACTTATATTGGTTACAAATTCCAACTTGGTTTCAATGAATTGCCTGAAGAAGAGCAAGAAAAGCTCAAAGAATGGATGTACGACCTGCTCTATACCCTCTATGAGAACGAAGAAGGTTATACAGAAAGTCTCTATGACGGTGTTGGTTGGACTGAGGAAGTCAAAACCTTCCTTCGTTACAATGCCAATAAGGCCCTTATGAACCTAGGACAAGATCCACTCTTCCCAGATTCTGCAGATGATGTCAATCCTATCGTCATGAACGGAATCTCAACAGGAACTTCTAACCACGACTTCTTCTCTCAAGTCGGAAATGGTTACCTCCTTGGTGAAGTTGAAGCCATGCAAGACGAGGATTACAACTACGGTTTAGACTAA
- the nrdE gene encoding class 1b ribonucleoside-diphosphate reductase subunit alpha, with protein sequence MGLKHLEDVTYFRLNNEINRPVNGQIMLHKDKEALDAFFKENVVPNTMVFDSITDKINYLIEHNYIETAFLKKYRPEFLEELHQFIKDQNFQFKSFMAAYKFYNQYALKTNDGEYYLESMEDRVFFNALYFADGDEAIATDIANEIIHQRYQPATPSFLNAGRARRGELVSCFLIQVTDDMNSIGRSINSALQLSRIGGGVGISLSNLREAGAPIKGYEGAASGVVPVMKLFEDSFSYSNQLGQRQGAGVVYLNVFHPDIIAFLSTKKENADEKVRVKTLSLGVVVPDKFYELARKNEEMYLFSPYSVELEYGVPFNYIDITEKYDELVANPNIRKTKIKARDLETEISKLQQESGYPYVVNIDTANRANPVDGKIIMSNLCSEILQVQEPSLINDAQEFLQMGTDVSCNLGSTNVVNMMTSPDFGRSIRAMVRALTFVTDSSHIVAVPTIDHGNSLAHTFGLGAMGLHSYLAQQLIEYGSAESVEFTSIYFMLMNYWTLVESNNIARERGITFHNFEKSDYANGSYFDKYVTGEFVPKSDRVKELFKDVFIPSATDWAELREKVQADGLYHQNRLAVAPNGSISYINDVSASIHPITQRIEERQEKKIGKIYYPAAGLSTDTIPYYTSAYDMDMRKVIDVYAAATEHVDQGLSLTLFMRSDIPKGLYEWKKENKQTTRDLSILRNYAFNKGIKSIYYVRTFTDDGGEVGANQCESCVI encoded by the coding sequence ATGGGATTAAAACATCTTGAGGACGTGACCTACTTCCGTCTCAATAACGAAATCAACCGTCCTGTCAATGGACAAATCATGCTTCATAAAGATAAGGAAGCCTTGGATGCCTTCTTTAAAGAAAATGTGGTTCCAAATACCATGGTTTTTGATTCAATTACTGATAAAATCAACTACCTCATTGAACACAACTACATCGAAACTGCATTTCTCAAGAAATACCGTCCAGAGTTTTTGGAAGAATTGCATCAATTTATCAAAGACCAAAACTTCCAATTCAAATCATTCATGGCTGCCTATAAGTTTTACAACCAGTATGCCTTGAAGACTAATGACGGTGAATACTACCTTGAAAGTATGGAAGACCGTGTCTTCTTTAATGCACTTTATTTTGCTGACGGGGATGAAGCGATTGCGACTGATATTGCCAATGAAATCATCCACCAACGCTACCAACCTGCTACTCCTTCCTTCTTGAATGCTGGTCGTGCTCGTCGTGGGGAGTTGGTATCTTGCTTCTTAATCCAAGTAACTGATGATATGAACTCTATCGGCCGTTCTATCAACTCAGCTCTCCAACTTTCACGTATCGGTGGTGGTGTGGGAATTTCCCTCAGCAACCTTCGTGAAGCTGGCGCACCTATCAAAGGTTATGAAGGTGCTGCTTCTGGTGTCGTACCAGTTATGAAACTCTTCGAAGACAGTTTCTCCTACTCTAACCAATTGGGTCAGCGTCAAGGTGCTGGGGTTGTCTACCTCAATGTCTTTCACCCAGATATCATCGCCTTCCTTTCCACTAAGAAAGAAAATGCTGATGAAAAAGTTCGTGTAAAGACCCTTTCACTCGGTGTTGTGGTGCCCGATAAATTCTACGAATTAGCTCGTAAAAATGAAGAAATGTATCTCTTTAGCCCTTACTCTGTAGAGCTTGAGTACGGTGTACCGTTCAACTACATCGACATCACTGAAAAATACGATGAATTGGTCGCAAATCCAAACATCCGCAAGACAAAAATCAAGGCGCGTGATTTGGAAACTGAAATCTCTAAATTGCAACAAGAATCTGGTTACCCTTATGTCGTCAACATTGATACGGCTAACCGTGCAAATCCTGTCGATGGAAAGATTATCATGAGTAACTTGTGTTCCGAGATTCTTCAAGTTCAAGAACCAAGCTTGATCAACGATGCTCAAGAATTCCTTCAAATGGGAACGGACGTTTCATGTAACCTTGGTTCAACCAACGTGGTCAACATGATGACGTCACCTGACTTTGGTCGTTCTATCCGCGCTATGGTTCGTGCCCTTACTTTCGTTACAGATAGTTCACACATCGTAGCTGTTCCTACTATCGACCACGGAAATAGCTTGGCCCACACCTTTGGGCTTGGTGCAATGGGACTTCACAGTTACCTTGCCCAACAACTGATCGAATATGGATCAGCTGAGTCAGTTGAATTTACAAGCATCTACTTTATGCTTATGAACTACTGGACCTTGGTAGAATCTAATAACATCGCGCGTGAACGTGGTATCACCTTCCACAACTTTGAAAAATCAGACTATGCTAACGGAAGCTACTTCGACAAGTATGTGACAGGCGAATTTGTTCCAAAATCAGACCGTGTCAAAGAGCTCTTTAAAGATGTCTTTATTCCAAGCGCTACTGACTGGGCTGAACTTCGAGAAAAGGTTCAAGCAGATGGACTTTACCATCAAAACCGTCTAGCTGTTGCTCCAAATGGTTCTATCAGCTACATCAACGACGTTTCTGCTTCTATCCATCCTATTACACAACGTATCGAAGAACGCCAAGAGAAGAAAATTGGTAAGATCTACTACCCTGCCGCAGGCTTGTCAACAGACACTATCCCTTACTACACTTCTGCTTATGACATGGATATGCGTAAGGTGATTGATGTTTACGCGGCTGCAACTGAGCACGTAGATCAAGGGCTTTCGCTCACTCTCTTCATGCGTAGCGACATTCCAAAAGGTCTTTACGAATGGAAGAAGGAAAACAAACAAACGACACGTGATTTGTCTATCCTTCGTAACTATGCCTTTAACAAGGGAATCAAGTCTATCTACTACGTCCGTACCTTTACAGACGACGGTGGAGAAGTTGGTGCTAACCAATGTGAAAGCTGTGTGATTTAA
- the nrdH gene encoding glutaredoxin-like protein NrdH has protein sequence MVTVYSKNNCVQCKMTKRFLDSNNVAYREINLDEQPEYIDQVKELGFSAAPVIQTPTEVFSGFQPGKLKQLA, from the coding sequence ATGGTAACCGTTTATTCTAAAAACAACTGTGTCCAATGTAAGATGACCAAGCGTTTCTTGGACAGCAACAATGTCGCTTATCGTGAGATCAATCTCGACGAGCAACCAGAGTACATCGATCAAGTTAAAGAGCTCGGTTTCAGTGCAGCTCCTGTTATCCAAACACCAACTGAAGTCTTTTCAGGCTTCCAACCAGGAAAACTGAAACAATTAGCATAA
- a CDS encoding phosphocarrier protein HPr has translation MASKDFHVVAETGIHARPATLLVQTASKFASDITLEYKGKSVNLKSIMGVMSLGVGQGADVTISAEGADADDAIAAITETMEKEGLA, from the coding sequence ATGGCTTCTAAAGATTTCCACGTAGTGGCAGAAACAGGTATTCACGCACGTCCAGCAACATTGTTGGTTCAAACAGCTAGCAAATTTGCTTCAGATATCACTCTTGAATACAAAGGTAAATCAGTAAACCTTAAATCTATCATGGGTGTTATGAGTCTTGGTGTTGGCCAAGGTGCTGACGTTACAATTTCAGCTGAAGGTGCAGATGCTGACGACGCAATCGCTGCTATCACTGAAACTATGGAAAAAGAAGGATTGGCATAA
- the ptsP gene encoding phosphoenolpyruvate--protein phosphotransferase gives MTEMLKGIAASDGVAVAKAYLLVQPDLSFETITVEDTNAEEARLDAALQASQDELSVIREKAVGTLGEEAAQVFDAHLMVLADPEMISQIKETIRAKKVNAEAGLKEVTDMFITIFEGMEDNPYMQERAADIRDVTKRVLANLLGKKLPNPASINEEVIVIAHDLTPSDTAQLDKNFVKAFVTNIGGRTSHSAIMARTLEIAAVLGTNNITEIVKDGDILAVNGITGEVIINPTDEQAAEFKAAGEAYAKQKAEWALLKDAKTVTADGKHFELAANIGTPKDVEGVNDNGAEAVGLYRTEFLYMDSQDFPTEDEQYEAYKAVLEGMNGKPVVVRTMDIGGDKELPYFDMPHEMNPFLGFRALRISISETGDAMFRTQIRALLRASVHGQLRIMFPMVALLKEFRAAKAVFDEEKANLLAEGVAVADNIQVGIMIEIPAAAMLADQFAKEVDFFSIGTNDLIQYTMAADRMNEQVSYLYQPYNPSILRLINNVIKAAHAEGKWAGMCGEMAGDQQAVPLLVGMGLDEFSMSATSVLRTRSLMKKLDTAKMEEYANRALTECSTMEEVLELQKEYVNFD, from the coding sequence ATGACAGAAATGCTTAAAGGAATCGCAGCATCTGACGGTGTTGCAGTTGCAAAAGCATATCTACTCGTTCAACCGGATTTGTCATTTGAGACTATTACAGTCGAAGATACAAACGCAGAAGAAGCTCGCCTTGATGCCGCTCTACAGGCATCACAAGACGAGCTTTCTGTTATTCGCGAGAAAGCAGTAGGTACGCTCGGTGAAGAAGCTGCTCAAGTTTTTGACGCTCACTTAATGGTTCTTGCTGACCCAGAAATGATCAGCCAAATCAAGGAAACAATCCGTGCGAAGAAAGTGAATGCAGAAGCAGGTCTGAAAGAAGTAACAGACATGTTTATCACTATCTTTGAAGGCATGGAAGACAACCCATACATGCAAGAACGCGCAGCGGATATCCGCGACGTGACAAAACGTGTATTGGCAAACCTACTTGGTAAAAAATTACCAAACCCAGCTTCTATCAATGAAGAAGTAATCGTGATTGCGCATGACTTGACTCCTTCAGATACAGCTCAATTGGACAAAAACTTTGTAAAAGCTTTTGTAACCAACATTGGTGGACGTACAAGCCACTCTGCTATCATGGCACGTACGCTTGAAATTGCAGCAGTATTGGGTACAAACAATATCACTGAAATCGTTAAAGATGGTGACATTCTTGCCGTTAACGGTATCACAGGTGAAGTTATTATCAACCCAACTGATGAGCAAGCGGCTGAATTCAAGGCTGCTGGTGAAGCTTATGCGAAACAAAAAGCTGAATGGGCTCTCTTGAAAGATGCTAAAACAGTAACTGCTGATGGCAAACACTTTGAATTGGCTGCCAACATCGGTACTCCAAAAGACGTTGAAGGTGTCAATGACAACGGTGCAGAAGCTGTTGGTCTATACCGTACAGAGTTCTTGTACATGGATTCTCAAGACTTCCCAACAGAAGACGAGCAATACGAAGCTTACAAGGCTGTACTTGAAGGAATGAACGGTAAACCTGTTGTCGTTCGTACAATGGATATCGGTGGAGATAAGGAGCTTCCTTACTTCGATATGCCTCACGAAATGAACCCATTCCTTGGATTCCGTGCTCTTCGTATCTCTATCTCTGAGACTGGAGATGCTATGTTCCGCACACAAATCCGTGCTCTTCTTCGTGCGTCTGTTCACGGTCAATTACGTATCATGTTCCCAATGGTTGCGCTCTTGAAAGAATTCCGTGCAGCGAAAGCAGTCTTTGACGAAGAAAAAGCAAACCTTCTTGCTGAAGGTGTTGCAGTTGCGGATAATATCCAAGTTGGTATCATGATCGAAATTCCTGCAGCAGCAATGCTTGCAGACCAATTTGCTAAAGAAGTTGACTTCTTCTCAATTGGTACAAACGACTTGATCCAATACACAATGGCAGCAGACCGTATGAACGAGCAAGTTTCATACCTTTACCAACCATACAACCCATCAATCCTACGCTTGATCAACAACGTTATCAAAGCAGCTCACGCTGAAGGAAAATGGGCTGGTATGTGTGGTGAGATGGCTGGTGACCAACAAGCTGTTCCACTTCTTGTCGGAATGGGCTTGGATGAGTTCTCTATGTCAGCAACATCTGTACTTCGTACACGCAGCTTGATGAAGAAATTGGATACAGCTAAGATGGAAGAGTACGCAAATCGTGCCCTTACAGAATGCTCAACAATGGAAGAAGTTCTTGAACTTCAAAAAGAATACGTTAATTTTGATTAA